The following DNA comes from Amycolatopsis albispora.
AACGGGCTGAGCGAGATCAGCAGCGGCAGGCGCGCGGTCGACCAGTCGAAGGTTTCGGTGACCTGCGTGCTGCCGTCGTCGAGCGGGGTGAGTTCCCACCGCCAGCGGTGGCCGTTGAAGTGACGCCAGGCGATCCGGCGGCCCTCCTCGAATTCCACCACGGTGTTGAGAATCTTGTACGAGCGGCCCATCTTCATGTCCATGCCGAACTTGGCGCCGAGGCTGAGCCGCTCGGGGCCGCCGGACCGCGACGCGAGCACCGTGCCGGAGCCGTCGAACAGCGGGTGCTTCGCCGGGTCGGCGAGCAGCTCGAAGATCTTCTCCGGCGTGGCGGCGATCGCCCGGGTGGACGAGACCTGACGTTGTCCCATGCGCTCACCCTAGGGCGATTTCGGGCCCAGAACAGGGTTGTGGCCGGGAACACGCCCCGACATGTTCCCGGCCACCGGCAAAATGGTCTGCTGCTTACTGCTTGCGCTGCTCGTGCTCGAGCACCACGGTCCGGTCACCGAGCGGCTCCGCCAGCTCGATGGTCAGCGTCGGGTAGCGAATGTCCATTGTGCACGCGACGTTGCCACCGGGCTCGGTCTCGACGACGTTGACCACGACCTTGTCGGCGCTCTGCTCCTTCAGTTCCAGGCTGGCCTTGCCGCAGCCGCCTTCCTGGGCGCCGATGGAGAGCACCTTGCCATTGGACACCATGGCGACCTCCTTCGGGAAGCCCTCCGGGAGCTTGGCCGCGTCGATCTTCTGCTCGGGCACCTCGGTCCCGGCGTCGGGATCGCCCGGCTCCGCGGGCTCGGCCCCGCCGGGCACCTTGGTCACCGGAGGTGCCGGTTGCGGTTCACCAGGGGGCACCTGGTCCGCGGGCGCACTCGCGGGCGGTGGCGGCGGTGCGACCGCGGGCTGACTGCCGTTCTGTGGGCTGGCACAGGCCGTACCGGCGAGCAGGACGACACCGATGCCAACCATCTTCGCTGAGTACCTCATGCCCGGTAGACGGAGCCGGGCCCGGATCGGGTTGCACGGTACCTACTTTCGTCGTGCCGGGGTTTGTTTATTCCACTTAGGACGGTTCAGAAACCGATTTCGGCCGCGGTTTCCTCGGCGATCGCCGGCGAGCAGGTCATGCCGCGGCCGCCGGGCCCGGTGACCAGCCAGGCGTTGCCGCCGACGCGGGCGCGGTGCACCACCTGGTCGCGGTCGGCGCACTGGGCGTAGACCCCGGCCCAGCGGCGCACGATGCGGGGCAGCGGACGGCCGAGCAGGTCGAGCGCCACCGCGTTGAGGTGGTCGTAGGGCTCCTCGGTGACGTCGAAGCCGAAGGGCTCCTCGTACTCGTGGGTGTCGCCGATGGTCAGGCCGCCGTCGCGCCGCTGCACCATGAGCAGCTGCATCCGGTGCTCGGCGGCGATTTCCGGTTGGGGCTGGGTGTCGTTCAGCCGGTCGAGCGCCGGGCCGCGGTAGGCGGGGTAGTAACGCAGGCTGTCGCCGTCGGCCACCGAGGTGGTGAGCGTGGTGCCGAGCGGTTCGGTCTGCGCCATCTGCAGGCGGACGCGCCGGACCGGGAGGTCACCGGCGAGTTCGCGGACCAGGCCACCGAGCGCGGCGCCGGTGCAGAGCACCACCACGTCGCCGCCGTGCCACTCTCCGGTCTGGTCGATGACGCCGTGCTCGCCGAGGCCGCGGACCTCGCGGCCGGGCAACCAGGTGTAGCGGCCGGTCGCGGTGAGGTACTCGCGCAACGCGGGCTGCGCGGTACGCGGCTCGACGGCGGCGTCGCGGTCGCACCACAACGCGCCGAGGTATTCGCCGCCGAGCGCGGGGTTGAGGGCTCGGGTCTCTGCCGCGTCGAGCAGCTTGTACCCGCGATCCGCCGCTTCTTCGCCCTGGGCCACCTCGCGCGCGACGGCCAGTTCGGCCTCGGTGCGCACCACGGTGAGCGACCCGTTGGGGCGGAAGCCGAGCTCGGGGACCTGGGCGCCGATGCGCTCCCACAGCTCGCGCGCACGCAGGGCGGTGGCCAACTCGGGGCCGGACGCGCGGCCGCCCACCCAGACCAACCCGAAGTTGCGCACCGAGGCGCCACGGGCCTCGAGTTCCCGGTCGAGCTGGACCACTTCATGCCCACGCTCGACGGCCTGCCAGGCGTGCATGGTGCCAAGCACCCCGCCACCGACGATCAAAATTCGCATGCCTTCGACGTTCGCCGCCGCGCACGAACACGGGGTGGCCAATCAGCAAACCGGACGCCAACCACCCCGGAACATTGGACCGAACCAGTTACCCATCCGTGACCTACGCTCCTTCGACGCTCCGCAGCAGCGCTGCCGACCGGGCAGCCGCCCGAACACGATCGAGACCCCCACTCAGCAAGCGGGGTGGGGCGGCAGTGTCACGAATGTGGCTTTCGGGACGCCAAACGTCTCGAAAGCCACATTCGTGACATGGAGGCACCCCGCTCAAGGGGTGAGGCGGGTGGAGAAGCTGAGCCGGTCCCCTCGGAACAGGGAGCGCACCCGCTCGAACGGCCGCTCGTCCGGCCCCCACGAAACCCGGTGCATGAGCAACATCGGCAGCGCCGGGTTCGTGCCGATCAGCAGCGCCTCCCGCGGCGTGGCCAGCACGGTCTCCACCCGCTCGTCCGCACCCTCGAACCGGACGCCAAAACGGTCCCGCAGGCACGCGTACAGCGAATCCGCCGGGTCGAACACCTCCAGCAGCCCGGGAAACCGGTCCGCCACCAGATACGTCGACTCCAGCCCGACCCGTTCGTCGTCGGCGAGGAGGACGCGTTCGATGTGGACGACCCGGTCGTCGCGCGCGATGCGCAGGTCGGCGCCCAGCGCGGCCCCGGCGGGCACGGTCTCCAGGGTGATCAGCGTCCGCCCCGGCTGGATGCCCGCCCGCCGCAGGCCCTCGGTGTAGCTGCCCAGCGCCAGCGGCTGCACCAGCTTCGGCCCGGCGACGAACGTGCCGCTCCCCTGCCGCCTGCTCAGCCGCCCTTCGAGCACCAGCTCCCCGACGGCCTGCCGGATCGTCGCCCGCGAGACGTCGAACCGCTCGCCGAGTTCGCGTTCGGTGGGCAGCGCGGCGCCCTCCCCCAGTTCGGCGATCAGCCCGAGCAGTTCGACCTTCACCGCGTAGTACCGCGGGATCCGGCCGTGCTCGGGAATGCCGTCGCGCACCGGGCCACCCCCGCTCGCGGCCGGATGTGTGTTCGAAGACTCAGGCACGGGGAGTCACCCTAACCCCGCCCGCCTCGTAGGGTGACCGCGTGAGCGAAAGCCTCCAGCGAAGGCTCGGCACCGGCGACGCGGTGTTCATCGGGCTCGGTTCGATGATCGGCGCGGGCGTGTTCGTCGCCTTCGCGCCCGCCGCCAGGGCCGCGGGCTCGGGCCTGCTGCTCGGGCTCGCCATCGCCGCGGTGGTCGCCTACTGCAACGCGACCTCCTCCGCCCGCCTCGCCGCCCTCTACCCGGCCTCCGGCGGCACCTACGTCTACGGGCGCGAGCGGCTCGGCGAGTTCTGGGGTTACCTGGCGGGCTGGGGCTTCGTCGTGGGCAAGACGGCGAGCTGCGCGGCGATGGCGATCGCCGTGGTCAGCTACGCCGCGCCGGAGCTCGGCCAGCCGTGGCGCGGCGCGTTCGCCGCCGCCGTGGTGCTCGCGGTGACCGCGTTGAACTACCGCGGCGTGCAACGGTCCACTTTGGCCATGCGGGTGATCGTGTCGATCACGCTGACCGTGCTCGCCGCCGCCGTGGTCACCATCTTCGCCACCGGCGACCCGCAGCCGTCGAACCTGCGGCTGGGCACCAGCGGGGTGCTCGAAGCGGCCGGGCTGCTGTTCTTCGCCTTCGCCGGGTACGCCAGGATCGCCACGCTCGGCGAGGAGGTCCGCGACCCCGCGCGCACGCTCCCCCGCGCCGTGCCGCTGGCGCTGGGCATCACGCTGGTGGTCTACGCCGTGGTGGCCGTCGCGCTGCTCATGCGGCTCGGCCCGGACGCGCTCGCCGCGACCACCGACCCGGTCGCGCAGGCCGTGCCGGGCTGGCTGTCACCGGCGGTGCGGGTCAGCGCCGCCATCGCCGCGCTCGGCGCGCTGCTCGCGCTGGTGCTCGGCGTCTCGCGGACCACGCTGGCGATGGCCCGCGACGGCCACCTGCCGCGCGGGCTCGCCGCCGTGCACCCGAAGTTCGGCGTGCCGCACCGCGCCGAGGTGACCGTCGGCGTGGTGGTCGCCGTGCTCGCCGCGGTCGCGGACCTGCGCTCGGCGATCGGGTTCTCCTCGTTCGCCGTGCTCGTCTACTACGCCATCGCGAACGCCAGCGCGTTCACCCTCGGCCGTGTGATCGGCGGCCTCGGCTTCGCGGGCTGCGTGGTGCTCGCGTTCAGCCTCCCGCTCGCGTCGGTGCTCGCCGGGGCCGGCGTGCTGGCCCTCGGCGCGCTCGCCTACCTCGTTTTGTCCAAACGCGACAGTGCGGCCGCGTAGTCGCGCACCAGCTCGTCGATGATCTCGGCCACCGGCCGGACCCGGTTCATCCGGCCGACGATCTGCCCGACCGGCATGGACACCACGCTCGGGTCACCGGCGGCGTGGATCCGGTTGTGCGCATGGGAAACCAGCAGGTTCTGCAGCGGCATCGGCAGCGGGTCCGGCGCGTCGGGTGCCGCCCACGCCTCGGTCCAGCGCGTCTTCAGCAGGCGCGCGGGCTTGCCGGTGTAGATCCGGGTGCGCACGGTGTCCGAGGACTTCGCCTCCACCAAAGCCCGTTGCATGGCTTCGGATTCGGCCATGGTCTGGAGATATTCCTCGGTGGTGAGCCAGATCGAGCCGGTCCACACCCCCGACGCGCCCAGTGCCAGCGCGGCGGCGACCTGCCTGCCCGAGCCGATGCCCCCGGCCGCCAGCACCGGCACCCGGTCACCGACCGCGTCCGCGATCTCCGGCAGCAACACCATCGAGGCGATCTCGCCGGTGTGCCCGCCCGCTTCGTAACCCTGCGCCACCACGATGTCCACGCCGTTGTCGACGTGCCGCACCGCGTGCTCGGCCTTGCCCGCCAGCGCGGCCACCGGCACGCCGTGCTGGTGCACCTGCTCGATCACGTCCACCGGCGGCGAGCCGAGCGCGTTGGCGATCAGCTTGATCGGGTGCTTGAGCGCCACCTCCACGTGCGACCGCGCCACCGAGTGCAGCCAGCCGAGCACGCCCTCGCGCTCGTCCGCGCCGCCGGGCAGCTCGGGCACCCCGAGCTGCGCCAGCGTGCGGTCGACGAACTCGCGGTGCTCCGGCGGGATGAGCTTGCCCAGGTCCACCGAACTGCCCTCGTCCGGGATCTTCGCCGGCATCACGATGTCCACCCCGTACGGGCGGCCACCGGTGTTGGCGTCCATCCAGTCGAGCACGCGGTCCAGCTCACCGGCGTCGTTGAACCGGACGCAGCCCAGCACGCCGAGCCCGCCCGCGTTGGTCACCGCGGCGGCCACGTGCTCCGACGGGGTGAACGCGACGATCGGGTGCTCGATGCCGAAGGTGTCGCAGAGTTCCGTGCGCATCAGCCCGCCTGTCCCGCAACCAGCCCGGTTGCCGCTTCGTGTTCTTCCGCGTACCGCTGGGCCCACCGGTAGTCGGGCTTGCCGGTCGGCGTGCGCCCGATCTGCTCGGCCAGCCAGACCGTGCGCGGCACCTTGTACCCGGCGACCTCGCGCCGGACGTGGGCCTCCAGCTCGGCCAGGTCCAGCGTGCGGCCGGCGCGCGGCTGCACCACGGCGGCGACCCGCTGGCCGAGCCGGTCGTCCGGCACGCCGATGACCAGCGCGTCGAAGACGTCGGGGTGTGACTTCAGCGCGCCCTCGACCTCTTCCGGGTAGACCTTTTCACCACCGGTGTTCACGCACTGTGACCCGCGGCCGAGCAGGGTGACCGTGCCGTCGCCCTCGTACCGCGCGTAGTCGCCGGGGATGACGTACCGCGTGCCGTCGATCTCGGTGAAGATCGTGCGGCTCTTCTCCGGATCGTTGTAGTACCCGAGCGGCACGTGCGCGCGCCGCGCGATCCGGCCGACCGCGCCCGGCTGCGGGTCGATCACGTTGTTGTCGTCGTCGAGCAGCACGGCCTGGCTGCCGAAGTTGACCCGCGGGCCCGCGCTGTGGTCGCTGCCCTTGGCCACCATGCCGATCCCGGTGAACCCGCTCTCCGACGAGCCGATCGCGTCGGTGACCACCAGGTTCGGGAAGGTGTCCAGGAATTCCTGCTTGACGCTCTGCGAGAACAGCGCCGCATGACTGGACAACGCCACCAGTGAGGTCGCGTCGTAGTCGCCCTCGCGGTAGGCCTCGATCAGCGGACGCGCCATCGCGTCGCCGACGATGGTGAGCACCTGGACGCGGTGCTGCTGCACGGCCTTCCAGATGTCGTGGGCGTCGAACTGCGGCACGAAGACCACCGGGCTGCCGGTGAACAACGCGCCGAAGGCGGCCCACTGCGCGGCGCCGTGGATCAGCGGGGCCGCCGGGAGGCGGACCAGGCTGCTCGCCTTGCCCTCTTCGGCGAGCTGCCACTCGTCCTTGACGTACTCGCCGGTGACGAAGTTGATGCCGCCGCCGAGCGCGCGCCAGATGTCCTCGTGGCGCCAGAGCACGCCCTTGGGATAGCCGGTGGTGCCGCCGGTGTAAAGGATGTAGAGGTCGTCGGCACTGCGCTCGGCGAAGTCGCGGTCCGGGGAGTTCTCCGCCAGGGCGGTCTCGTAGGGAACGCCGCCGTAGGAGGAGAAATCGGCGTCGCTGCCGTCTTCGATCACGACAACGTGTTCCAGTTCGGGACACTCCGGCAGCACGGCCGCCACCTTGTCGGCATACCGCCGTTCGTGTACGAGTGCGACCAGATCGGCGTTGTCGAACAGGTACTTCAGTTCACTGTGGACGTAGCGGTAGTTGACGTTGACCGCGATGGCGCGCAGCTTGTAGGCGGCGATCATCGCTTCGAGTGCCTCGATGGAGTTACGGGAATAGACGCCGATATGGGAATTTCTCCCCACACCGCGCCCCGCGAGGTGGTGCGCCAGCCGGTTGGCGCGCGCCTCTAGTTCGGCGAAGGTGACCTGCCGGTCGCCGCAGACGACCGCGATGCGGTCCGGCACGGCGTCGACGGCGTGCTCGAGCAGATCTGCGATGTTGAGTGCCACCAGGCCAAATTAGAACATGTTATCGTTTTGGGCAATGGTAGCGGCGCACCTGGAGGCCTTCGCATGACCGATACCCCCCACGCCCTGGTCGAGCAGCACGGGCACACGCTGGTCGTCACGATGAACCGCCCCGCCGCGCGCAACGCGATCACCGGCGAAATGATGGCGATCATGACCGAGGCCTGGGACCGGGTCGACGCCGACGGTGACATCCGGTGCTGCGTGCTGACCGGCGCGGGTGGCGCGTTCTGCGCCGGCGCGGACCTGAAGTCGATGGCGCGCAACTCGCCGGGGGACGCGTACGAACGCGGCACGTGGGACCCGAGCCGGATCCCGGGGCTGCTCAAGGGGCGGCGGCTGAGCAAACCGCTGATCGCCGCGGTGGAAGGGCCCGCGATCGCCGGTGGGACGGAGATCCTGCAGGCCACGGACATCCGGATCGCCGGGGAAAGCGCGAAGTTCGGCGTGTCCGAGGCGCGGTGGGGGTTGTTCCCGATGGGCGGTTCGGCGGTCCGGCTGCCGCGGCAGATCCCGTACACGGTGGCGGCGGAGTTGTTGCTGACCGGACGGCACGTGCGCGCAGCCGAGGCGAAGGAACTGGGATTGATCGGCCGCGTGGTGCCCGACGGCACCGCCCTGGAGGCGGCGATGGAGACCGCGGAGGCGATCGCCGCGAACGGGCCGCTGGCGGTGCAGGCCATCCTGCGCACGATCCGGGACACCGAGGGCATGCCGGAGGAAGAGGCGTTCAAGATCGAATCCCAGCTGGGCGCGGCGGTGTTCACCAGCGAGGACGCGAAGGAGGGGCCACGCGCCTTCGCGGAGAAACGCCGCCCGGAGTTCAAAGGCCGCTGACGGAGGCCTTGATGAGGGGTTGGCGGGGCTTGGCGGGCTTCGGCGGGGCTTGACGGGCTTCGGCGGGGGCTTAGCGGTTTGGTGGGGGCTTGGCGGGGCCACTCGACTCGGCGGCACGGGCCGCAGCAGCCCTCGACTCACGGACAGGGCCCAGCGCCCGGCTCGGCAGCACGGCACCCAGCGGCGCTCGGCTCGGCGGCACGGGAAGCCAGCAGCCCTCGGCTCGCGGAAAGGCTCAGCAGCGCCCGGCTCGGCGACCGCGCCCGGCGGCACTCGGCTGCGCTCGGTGGCACTCGGCGCGGCGAACGCGCGCGGCTGCACTCTCGGCAGCGCTCGGCGGCTCCCGCAAGCTCAACGGCGCCCAGCCCCACCCGACGGAGGCGCCCGGCGGGGGCGCCACGCTATGAATGTGGCTTTCATTGCGCCAGACGCTATGAAAGCCACATTCATTGCACGGCAGCCCGCCCGCCGACCCGGCCCCGTCTCGATCGGTTCAGGGACACGAATGTGGCTTTCGCGGCGCAAAACGCCCCCAAAGCCACATTCGTGTCCCAACCCGCACCACGCGTACTTATTCGGTTGCCTCAGCCGCCCCCGCCGTGGCACGGTTTCTGGATGAACATGGGCATGGTCCTTGGCGACATCCGGCTCCCCCTTCGGCGCCGGGGCAGCCAAGTCCGGTAACCCTCCCCCGGCGCCGGAGTGATCCGCGTACCCACACGTCTGATCACCAGGAGCCGAAGTGCTTTCCGATCCTCCCGTGCGGGCGCTGCCCGCGGACGACAGCCTCCCCGCCGACACCGCCCTGCGGTACTTCCGCCGCGGCCGCCCGGTGTTGTGGCAGGGCGACTTCCACGGCGCCCGCCAGCTCCTGCACGCCCTCGGCCGCCGCACCGGCAGTGTGCCGCTGCTCAAGATGCTGCTCATCCCGCTCGACGCCGACTACACCGTGCCACTGCGCCGCGCGCCCGACGTCCGCGCCGCCTGCACCGAGGCGTTCGGTCCGCCGACCGGCCCCAAGGCGATCGCGCTGCGTGACCTGCTCGGTGTCATCGGCGCGCACGAATGGCGGGTCAAGGGCATCGACGTGCCCGTGCTGAACGCCAAGATCCATCCGCACTACGGCGTGTTCGCGCCGATCCGCCAGGAGTACCTGGACCTCGCCGCCCAGGCACCCGTGCCGTCGACAAGGTTCACCGCGTTCGACATCGGCACCGGGACCGGTGTGCTCGCCGCGATCCTCGCCCGCCGCGGGGCCGGGAAGATCGTCGCCACCGACGTGAATCCGCGGGCCTGCGTCTGCGCCCGCGAGAACCTGGATCGCCTCGGCTATTACGCCGAAGTTCTCGAGTGCGATCTTTTCCCGCCAGGCCAAGCGGATCTGGTCGTCTGCAACCCACCTTGGGTGCCCGGCCGCGCGCACTCCGCGCTCGAGCAGGCGATCTTCGACACCGACCTGCTCGACCGCTTCCTGGCCCAGCTCCCCGGCCACCTGACCCCGGCGGGCGAGGGCTGGCTCATCCTGTCCGACCTCGCCGTGCACCTCGGCCTGCGCCCCCGCGGGGAACTCGAAAGAAAGATCACCGCGGCGGGCCTGCGCGTCCAGGACCGTCTGGACACCCGGCCCACGCACAAGAGAGCCCGCCAGGACGAGACCACCTCGCTGTGGCGGCTTCAGATCGCGCGGT
Coding sequences within:
- a CDS encoding GntR family transcriptional regulator, translated to MPESSNTHPAASGGGPVRDGIPEHGRIPRYYAVKVELLGLIAELGEGAALPTERELGERFDVSRATIRQAVGELVLEGRLSRRQGSGTFVAGPKLVQPLALGSYTEGLRRAGIQPGRTLITLETVPAGAALGADLRIARDDRVVHIERVLLADDERVGLESTYLVADRFPGLLEVFDPADSLYACLRDRFGVRFEGADERVETVLATPREALLIGTNPALPMLLMHRVSWGPDERPFERVRSLFRGDRLSFSTRLTP
- a CDS encoding crotonase/enoyl-CoA hydratase family protein; translated protein: MTDTPHALVEQHGHTLVVTMNRPAARNAITGEMMAIMTEAWDRVDADGDIRCCVLTGAGGAFCAGADLKSMARNSPGDAYERGTWDPSRIPGLLKGRRLSKPLIAAVEGPAIAGGTEILQATDIRIAGESAKFGVSEARWGLFPMGGSAVRLPRQIPYTVAAELLLTGRHVRAAEAKELGLIGRVVPDGTALEAAMETAEAIAANGPLAVQAILRTIRDTEGMPEEEAFKIESQLGAAVFTSEDAKEGPRAFAEKRRPEFKGR
- a CDS encoding APC family permease encodes the protein MIGAGVFVAFAPAARAAGSGLLLGLAIAAVVAYCNATSSARLAALYPASGGTYVYGRERLGEFWGYLAGWGFVVGKTASCAAMAIAVVSYAAPELGQPWRGAFAAAVVLAVTALNYRGVQRSTLAMRVIVSITLTVLAAAVVTIFATGDPQPSNLRLGTSGVLEAAGLLFFAFAGYARIATLGEEVRDPARTLPRAVPLALGITLVVYAVVAVALLMRLGPDALAATTDPVAQAVPGWLSPAVRVSAAIAALGALLALVLGVSRTTLAMARDGHLPRGLAAVHPKFGVPHRAEVTVGVVVAVLAAVADLRSAIGFSSFAVLVYYAIANASAFTLGRVIGGLGFAGCVVLAFSLPLASVLAGAGVLALGALAYLVLSKRDSAAA
- a CDS encoding SRPBCC family protein, which codes for MGQRQVSSTRAIAATPEKIFELLADPAKHPLFDGSGTVLASRSGGPERLSLGAKFGMDMKMGRSYKILNTVVEFEEGRRIAWRHFNGHRWRWELTPLDDGSTQVTETFDWSTARLPLLISLSPFPKRNKEAIEKSLARLDRLFPG
- a CDS encoding acyl-CoA synthetase, producing MALNIADLLEHAVDAVPDRIAVVCGDRQVTFAELEARANRLAHHLAGRGVGRNSHIGVYSRNSIEALEAMIAAYKLRAIAVNVNYRYVHSELKYLFDNADLVALVHERRYADKVAAVLPECPELEHVVVIEDGSDADFSSYGGVPYETALAENSPDRDFAERSADDLYILYTGGTTGYPKGVLWRHEDIWRALGGGINFVTGEYVKDEWQLAEEGKASSLVRLPAAPLIHGAAQWAAFGALFTGSPVVFVPQFDAHDIWKAVQQHRVQVLTIVGDAMARPLIEAYREGDYDATSLVALSSHAALFSQSVKQEFLDTFPNLVVTDAIGSSESGFTGIGMVAKGSDHSAGPRVNFGSQAVLLDDDNNVIDPQPGAVGRIARRAHVPLGYYNDPEKSRTIFTEIDGTRYVIPGDYARYEGDGTVTLLGRGSQCVNTGGEKVYPEEVEGALKSHPDVFDALVIGVPDDRLGQRVAAVVQPRAGRTLDLAELEAHVRREVAGYKVPRTVWLAEQIGRTPTGKPDYRWAQRYAEEHEAATGLVAGQAG
- a CDS encoding TIGR03364 family FAD-dependent oxidoreductase — protein: MRILIVGGGVLGTMHAWQAVERGHEVVQLDRELEARGASVRNFGLVWVGGRASGPELATALRARELWERIGAQVPELGFRPNGSLTVVRTEAELAVAREVAQGEEAADRGYKLLDAAETRALNPALGGEYLGALWCDRDAAVEPRTAQPALREYLTATGRYTWLPGREVRGLGEHGVIDQTGEWHGGDVVVLCTGAALGGLVRELAGDLPVRRVRLQMAQTEPLGTTLTTSVADGDSLRYYPAYRGPALDRLNDTQPQPEIAAEHRMQLLMVQRRDGGLTIGDTHEYEEPFGFDVTEEPYDHLNAVALDLLGRPLPRIVRRWAGVYAQCADRDQVVHRARVGGNAWLVTGPGGRGMTCSPAIAEETAAEIGF
- a CDS encoding NAD(P)H-dependent flavin oxidoreductase is translated as MRTELCDTFGIEHPIVAFTPSEHVAAAVTNAGGLGVLGCVRFNDAGELDRVLDWMDANTGGRPYGVDIVMPAKIPDEGSSVDLGKLIPPEHREFVDRTLAQLGVPELPGGADEREGVLGWLHSVARSHVEVALKHPIKLIANALGSPPVDVIEQVHQHGVPVAALAGKAEHAVRHVDNGVDIVVAQGYEAGGHTGEIASMVLLPEIADAVGDRVPVLAAGGIGSGRQVAAALALGASGVWTGSIWLTTEEYLQTMAESEAMQRALVEAKSSDTVRTRIYTGKPARLLKTRWTEAWAAPDAPDPLPMPLQNLLVSHAHNRIHAAGDPSVVSMPVGQIVGRMNRVRPVAEIIDELVRDYAAALSRLDKTR
- a CDS encoding methyltransferase, with amino-acid sequence MLSDPPVRALPADDSLPADTALRYFRRGRPVLWQGDFHGARQLLHALGRRTGSVPLLKMLLIPLDADYTVPLRRAPDVRAACTEAFGPPTGPKAIALRDLLGVIGAHEWRVKGIDVPVLNAKIHPHYGVFAPIRQEYLDLAAQAPVPSTRFTAFDIGTGTGVLAAILARRGAGKIVATDVNPRACVCARENLDRLGYYAEVLECDLFPPGQADLVVCNPPWVPGRAHSALEQAIFDTDLLDRFLAQLPGHLTPAGEGWLILSDLAVHLGLRPRGELERKITAAGLRVQDRLDTRPTHKRARQDETTSLWRLQIARSRPAQ